In the Bacteroidales bacterium genome, one interval contains:
- a CDS encoding ATP-binding protein, whose product MFKRKKYYEIKPWLNTHDIIVIHGSRQTGKTTLLKLFMQDIPENNFEYLDLEDSRLLEICEQGYENIINYLLQKGSLKQQKRFYLLIDEIQYLKNPSSLLKLLHDHHPEIKLIVTGSSSFEIKSKFKDSLVGRTINFELYPLDFEEFLIFKKRKYDLRKPISSKLIIEDLIKLYKEYIIFGGYPKIVLTETILMKEKYLQQIIDTYIKSDIRDLAKIRHIDKFNKLLRVLANQSGELLNINELSNTARIAKQTVEQYLFILENTYIIQLVKPFSKNVRSELFKTPKIFFVDTGILNMLNLKYLPKEISGNAFETSVFSEFLKNTEKDSINFWRTQDKKEIDFVILQKDTISLFEVKINALKFKKTPMKYFASKYNPLNMNCISLTGKLSENNLSIGNIKPWDLYTECF is encoded by the coding sequence TTGTTTAAACGAAAAAAATACTACGAAATAAAGCCGTGGCTTAATACACACGATATTATTGTTATACACGGCAGCCGACAAACCGGCAAAACTACTTTGCTGAAATTATTTATGCAGGACATTCCCGAAAACAATTTCGAATATCTTGATTTAGAAGATAGTCGTTTGTTAGAAATTTGTGAGCAAGGATATGAAAATATCATAAATTATTTGCTGCAAAAAGGTTCATTAAAACAACAAAAACGTTTTTATCTTTTAATTGATGAAATCCAATATCTTAAAAACCCGTCTTCATTGTTAAAATTGTTACATGATCATCATCCTGAAATAAAACTTATTGTAACAGGCTCGTCAAGTTTTGAAATAAAAAGTAAATTTAAAGATTCTCTTGTCGGACGAACAATTAATTTTGAACTTTATCCGCTTGATTTTGAGGAATTTCTAATTTTTAAAAAAAGGAAATATGATTTACGTAAGCCGATAAGTTCTAAACTTATTATTGAAGACCTGATTAAACTGTATAAAGAATATATTATTTTCGGAGGATATCCGAAAATTGTTCTTACAGAAACAATATTAATGAAAGAAAAATATTTGCAACAAATAATTGACACCTATATTAAGAGTGACATAAGAGATTTAGCAAAGATTAGGCATATTGATAAATTTAATAAATTACTTCGTGTACTTGCAAACCAAAGTGGAGAATTGCTTAATATAAATGAACTTTCAAATACTGCAAGAATAGCAAAGCAAACTGTTGAACAATACTTATTTATACTTGAAAATACATACATAATTCAACTTGTAAAGCCTTTTTCAAAAAATGTTCGTTCTGAATTATTTAAAACACCCAAAATTTTCTTTGTTGATACAGGAATATTAAATATGTTGAATTTAAAATATTTACCAAAGGAAATAAGCGGTAATGCTTTTGAGACTTCTGTTTTTTCAGAATTTTTAAAAAACACAGAAAAAGACAGCATAAATTTTTGGAGAACACAGGATAAAAAAGAGATTGATTTTGTTATTTTACAAAAAGATACAATTTCACTTTTTGAAGTTAAAATAAATGCTCTTAAATTTAAGAAAACGCCGATGAAATATTTTGCAAGCAAATATAATCCGCTAAATATGAATTGCATAAGTTTAACAGGTAAATTATCTGAAAATAACTTATCAATCGGAAACATAAAACCGTGGGATTTATATACGGAATGCTTTTAG
- a CDS encoding ATP-binding protein — translation MIKRQVETNIKKRINSEKAIVLLGPRQTGKTTLLEKIASETGEYLLLDCDDILIHEKLENANTESLKQIIGKHKIVFIDEAQRVKNIGLILKIIIDRIKGIKLLVSGSSALELANEINEPLTGRKWEYMLYPVSWQEFREHTGYLKSQQQLEQRLVFGMYPEVINNPGDEEEVLKQLSGSYLYKDLLSLKNIRKPDLLPKLLKAMALQVGSEVSNNELSKLLQVSKDTIETYIDLLEKAYITYRLEPLSRNLRNEISTNRKIYFYDNGIRNALIANYNPVGMRQDIGILWENFLMSERKKLLHYNRISANTYFWRTKQQQEVDYVEERGGKIYAYEFKWNPRKQPKFSKTFINAYQAELQLVNKDNFEEFLIL, via the coding sequence ATGATTAAAAGACAAGTTGAAACAAATATTAAAAAACGAATTAATTCCGAGAAAGCCATTGTTTTGCTCGGTCCGAGACAAACAGGAAAGACAACTTTGCTCGAAAAAATTGCTTCTGAAACCGGAGAATACTTGCTCCTTGATTGTGATGATATATTAATACACGAGAAATTAGAAAATGCTAATACCGAAAGCCTGAAACAAATTATCGGAAAGCATAAAATTGTATTTATAGATGAGGCTCAACGTGTAAAAAACATAGGTCTTATTTTAAAAATTATTATTGACCGTATAAAAGGTATAAAATTACTTGTAAGCGGCTCGTCAGCATTAGAACTTGCCAACGAAATAAATGAACCGCTTACAGGCAGAAAGTGGGAATATATGCTTTACCCCGTAAGCTGGCAGGAGTTTAGGGAGCATACGGGTTATCTTAAATCCCAACAACAATTAGAACAACGTCTTGTTTTCGGAATGTATCCTGAAGTAATAAATAATCCGGGTGATGAAGAAGAGGTATTAAAACAATTAAGCGGTAGTTATCTTTATAAAGATTTATTATCATTAAAAAACATTCGCAAACCGGATTTGCTTCCTAAATTACTAAAAGCTATGGCTCTGCAAGTAGGCAGTGAAGTATCAAACAATGAATTATCAAAGCTGTTGCAAGTCAGCAAAGATACAATTGAAACTTATATTGATTTATTAGAGAAAGCTTATATTACTTATCGTCTTGAACCGTTAAGCAGAAATTTACGAAATGAAATCAGTACAAATCGTAAAATTTATTTTTATGATAACGGAATCAGGAATGCATTAATTGCAAATTATAATCCTGTCGGTATGCGGCAAGACATAGGAATATTGTGGGAAAACTTTCTGATGAGTGAGCGAAAAAAATTATTACATTATAACAGAATTTCTGCAAATACTTACTTTTGGAGGACTAAACAACAACAAGAAGTTGACTATGTTGAAGAACGAGGCGGGAAAATTTATGCATACGAATTCAAATGGAATCCAAGAAAACAACCAAAATTTTCAAAAACTTTTATTAATGCATATCAAGCTGAATTACAATTAGTAAATAAAGATAATTTTGAGGAATTTTTAATATTATGA
- a CDS encoding T9SS type A sorting domain-containing protein — protein sequence MRNFESNNVRLNIKDFAKGLYMLKIKDENGFVIQTEKVIKQ from the coding sequence ATGAGAAATTTTGAAAGTAATAATGTAAGATTAAATATAAAAGATTTTGCAAAGGGCTTATATATGCTGAAAATAAAAGATGAAAACGGGTTTGTTATTCAAACAGAAAAAGTTATAAAGCAGTAG
- a CDS encoding histidine kinase, protein MKNTQFIKKFKTFFKSNLISVLLLALVPSLIFILINPIDLKKYQVKLNHTTINNNAVNTYKDLNNDGKEEYIKLYNFTKSTLAMQIYNSDMEHCGQFNSQYYMPENITGNKIYCKDINNDSVKEIIYFSQNKDSLFLSIFNYDKLDFLLKERFITTIGLSEKKDYDYYWLTSGDINNDNIKEIYFSVIGAYALYPRKIFRYDFANDSLISSLNVGAKQVVKSFFTDSGEPFFLSGSIATDNCHEGFLYEYRDTCSWFFAYDKDLKLITKPKSFLGKPSSIPDIYKYEENYIALFTNAGTYGEESKILYLNMQGEIIDSLIIPDNYISKNLMKVNIGNKDHFFIAEYSNDQIKYYEFYPDKHILEQTNLSKKIDMYFRPYTIDIDKDGKEEYFFKNFADNSLYLYRNNLKNPVKIPVDYDFGGFIEISSKVAGNVIKLIIPTKSKFYFSDYYRNPNYWFKYPFWILVYIFSVVFVWLVQLIPKRITKRQNELKNRIVNLQLKKTQNQLDPHFTFNALNVVASKIYKEDKITAYDLFERFSRLMRSSLAFSDKIFRPLSDELQFTEDYLEFQKSRFKTLFGFKITVSEEINTDKIQIPKMLIQGFAENCVKHAFKGIDNKGKIVISVKQEDENILISVEDNGLGIKRSNLENPKPESGYGIKTIQEQISLINKLYNKEIVIEIKDKSISDERLSGTLILIQI, encoded by the coding sequence TTGAAAAATACACAATTCATAAAAAAATTCAAAACATTCTTTAAAAGCAATTTAATTTCTGTTTTATTGCTTGCACTTGTTCCCTCCCTTATTTTTATTTTAATAAACCCCATTGATTTAAAAAAATACCAAGTTAAATTAAACCATACAACAATTAATAATAATGCTGTTAATACCTATAAAGATCTGAATAATGACGGCAAAGAAGAGTATATAAAATTGTACAACTTTACAAAGTCTACCTTAGCAATGCAGATATATAATTCTGATATGGAACATTGCGGACAATTTAACTCTCAATATTATATGCCTGAAAATATAACAGGCAATAAAATTTATTGTAAAGATATTAACAATGATTCTGTTAAAGAGATTATATATTTTTCGCAAAATAAAGATTCCCTGTTTTTAAGTATATTCAATTATGACAAATTAGACTTTTTATTAAAAGAACGATTTATTACTACAATCGGTTTAAGTGAGAAAAAAGATTACGATTATTATTGGCTGACTTCCGGTGATATAAATAATGACAATATTAAAGAAATATATTTTTCAGTAATTGGTGCTTATGCATTATATCCGAGAAAGATATTCAGATATGATTTTGCAAATGATTCATTAATTTCTTCTCTTAATGTAGGAGCAAAACAAGTTGTAAAATCGTTTTTTACAGATTCAGGAGAGCCCTTTTTCCTTTCAGGTTCCATAGCCACAGACAATTGTCATGAAGGTTTTCTTTATGAATACAGAGATACATGTTCATGGTTTTTTGCATATGATAAAGATTTAAAACTTATTACAAAACCGAAATCTTTTTTAGGAAAACCAAGTTCAATACCGGACATATACAAGTATGAGGAAAATTATATTGCATTATTTACAAACGCCGGAACTTACGGAGAAGAAAGTAAAATATTGTATTTAAATATGCAAGGAGAAATTATAGATTCATTAATTATTCCTGATAATTATATAAGCAAGAACTTAATGAAAGTAAATATCGGTAATAAAGACCACTTCTTTATTGCCGAATACAGTAATGATCAAATAAAGTATTATGAATTTTATCCGGATAAACATATATTAGAACAGACAAACTTGTCAAAAAAAATAGATATGTATTTTCGTCCCTATACTATTGACATAGATAAAGACGGTAAAGAAGAATATTTTTTTAAAAATTTTGCAGATAATTCACTATATCTGTACAGGAATAATTTAAAGAATCCGGTAAAAATTCCTGTTGATTACGATTTTGGAGGCTTTATTGAAATTTCCTCAAAAGTTGCCGGTAATGTTATTAAATTGATTATTCCCACAAAATCAAAATTCTATTTTTCAGATTACTACCGGAATCCGAATTATTGGTTTAAATATCCTTTTTGGATTTTAGTGTATATTTTTTCAGTTGTCTTTGTTTGGCTTGTACAATTAATCCCTAAACGTATTACAAAAAGGCAAAACGAACTAAAAAATCGTATCGTAAACCTCCAACTTAAAAAAACCCAAAACCAGTTAGACCCGCATTTTACTTTTAATGCTTTAAATGTTGTAGCAAGTAAAATTTATAAAGAAGATAAGATAACAGCTTACGACTTGTTTGAACGTTTTTCACGTTTAATGCGTTCATCTTTAGCTTTTTCTGATAAGATATTTCGCCCTTTAAGTGATGAGCTTCAATTTACCGAAGATTATCTTGAGTTTCAAAAAAGCAGATTTAAAACATTATTTGGCTTTAAGATTACTGTTTCAGAAGAAATAAACACCGATAAAATTCAAATTCCTAAAATGCTTATTCAAGGCTTTGCCGAAAATTGTGTTAAGCATGCTTTTAAAGGAATTGACAACAAAGGTAAAATTGTAATCTCTGTAAAGCAAGAAGATGAAAACATTTTAATTTCTGTTGAAGATAACGGCTTAGGCATAAAACGATCCAATCTTGAAAATCCGAAGCCTGAATCCGGTTACGGCATTAAAACTATACAAGAACAAATTTCTTTGATTAATAAACTTTATAATAAAGAAATTGTGATTGAGATTAAGGATAAATCAATTTCAGATGAAAGATTATCCGGAACTTTGATTTTGATTCAAATATAG
- a CDS encoding LytTR family DNA-binding domain-containing protein, which yields MNKLKVILLDDEEEALDILSCLLTDTGKVEIIKTLQDPRKLESSIAFLNPDAVFTDIQMPNYNGLEILENLREYHPTLPVVYVSAHKKFALEAAKFNPFSYLLKPVNRKELNHTIDHIISYLNKIENDESPKKDKISLPVKDGLIYVNYDEIFSLTAEGNYTKIKLTDGKGYLSAYNLGRLHDKLGNNQFVRINRQTVVNNNYLKEINKKEKYCIVSAVDLVVKFDVSKTFLKSLKY from the coding sequence ATGAACAAATTAAAGGTCATTCTTTTAGACGATGAAGAAGAAGCTTTGGATATTCTTTCCTGTTTACTGACTGATACCGGAAAAGTTGAGATTATTAAAACACTGCAAGATCCGCGAAAGTTAGAATCTTCAATTGCATTTTTAAATCCTGATGCCGTTTTCACTGATATTCAAATGCCGAATTATAATGGTTTAGAGATTCTTGAAAATTTGCGAGAATATCATCCTACACTTCCTGTTGTATATGTATCAGCCCATAAAAAGTTTGCACTGGAAGCTGCCAAATTTAATCCTTTCAGTTATCTTCTTAAACCGGTTAACAGAAAAGAATTAAATCATACAATTGATCATATTATTTCATATCTTAATAAGATAGAGAATGATGAATCTCCAAAAAAAGATAAAATAAGTCTGCCGGTTAAAGACGGATTAATTTATGTGAATTATGATGAAATTTTCTCATTAACCGCCGAAGGGAATTATACAAAAATTAAACTTACAGACGGTAAAGGATATCTGTCTGCATATAATTTAGGTCGTTTACATGATAAGTTAGGGAATAATCAATTTGTAAGAATAAACAGGCAAACTGTTGTAAACAATAATTACCTTAAAGAAATTAATAAAAAAGAAAAATATTGTATTGTAAGTGCAGTCGATTTGGTAGTGAAATTTGATGTTTCGAAAACTTTTTTGAAATCTTTAAAATATTAA
- a CDS encoding gliding motility lipoprotein GldH yields MNYKLHFIPILFAIIIIFSSCDERTLYSENKEIISESWEIADSVIFKATISETESFCNVFINADIKETFLTNNLWLFISVESPSGNIQNDTIMYYIAGEIGKWFGKEKSTFIENKFIYKPYIKFPEKGEYIFIIKHGMREKDLPMVKSIGITVELADISEKSV; encoded by the coding sequence ATGAATTACAAGTTACATTTTATTCCGATTCTGTTTGCAATTATCATAATTTTTAGTTCTTGTGATGAAAGAACATTGTACAGCGAAAATAAAGAAATTATATCAGAGAGTTGGGAAATTGCAGATTCAGTAATTTTTAAAGCAACAATTTCTGAAACTGAAAGCTTTTGCAATGTTTTTATTAACGCAGATATAAAAGAAACATTTTTGACAAATAACTTGTGGTTGTTTATTTCTGTTGAATCACCTTCCGGTAATATACAAAATGATACAATAATGTATTATATTGCCGGTGAAATCGGGAAGTGGTTCGGGAAAGAAAAAAGCACGTTTATTGAAAATAAATTTATATATAAACCATATATCAAATTTCCTGAGAAAGGAGAGTATATTTTTATCATAAAACACGGAATGAGAGAAAAGGATCTTCCTATGGTTAAATCAATCGGTATAACTGTTGAGCTTGCTGATATATCGGAAAAATCTGTCTAA
- a CDS encoding DNA polymerase III subunit delta, with amino-acid sequence MFFKDIAGQKKVKEKLLNTVKNKRISHAWLFAGPEGNGKLALAIAYAQYLSCRNKSETDSCGECISCKKYMKLIHPDLHFVYPVVRTKKITKPVSDDFINQWRKFILGFPYHGFEKWLEITGVENQQAGIFTQESAEIIKKLNFKSYESEYKVMIIWIPERMNVTASNKLLKMIEEPPPKTVFILVSEDTEKIINTILSRTQLVKIPKISSESMFESIKEKYNFADEKVKEIVRISNGNFLTADELIKNREENIESDNFIRFTKLMRLSYGVKVNELMEWTDDISGIGRENQKRFLEYSLRLTRENFILNISPENKNNIIYLTNKEEQFSEKFNIFINKNNINDITNEFTQAYNHIERNGYNKLIFLDLALKIARLLKVKPQ; translated from the coding sequence ATGTTTTTTAAAGATATTGCAGGACAAAAAAAGGTAAAAGAGAAACTTCTTAATACTGTTAAAAACAAACGTATTAGTCATGCATGGTTATTCGCGGGTCCTGAAGGGAACGGAAAATTAGCTTTAGCCATTGCTTATGCTCAATATTTATCTTGCCGGAACAAATCGGAGACAGATTCATGCGGTGAATGTATTTCTTGCAAGAAATATATGAAATTAATTCATCCGGACTTGCATTTCGTTTATCCTGTTGTAAGAACGAAAAAGATAACAAAACCTGTGAGTGATGATTTTATTAATCAATGGAGGAAGTTTATTTTAGGTTTTCCGTATCACGGATTTGAGAAATGGCTTGAGATAACAGGAGTAGAAAACCAACAAGCAGGAATTTTTACACAAGAAAGCGCAGAAATTATAAAAAAACTGAATTTTAAATCTTATGAATCCGAGTATAAGGTAATGATAATTTGGATTCCTGAAAGAATGAATGTTACAGCATCAAATAAGCTGCTGAAAATGATTGAAGAACCTCCGCCGAAAACAGTATTTATTCTTGTTTCTGAAGATACTGAAAAAATTATCAATACAATACTTTCCAGAACTCAACTTGTAAAAATACCAAAAATAAGTTCTGAAAGTATGTTTGAAAGTATCAAAGAAAAATATAACTTTGCAGACGAAAAGGTTAAAGAAATTGTAAGAATATCAAACGGTAATTTTTTAACTGCTGATGAATTAATTAAGAACAGGGAAGAAAATATTGAATCTGATAATTTTATTCGTTTTACTAAATTAATGAGATTGTCATACGGTGTGAAAGTTAATGAGTTGATGGAATGGACTGATGATATTTCCGGGATCGGCAGAGAAAATCAAAAACGTTTTTTGGAATATTCATTAAGACTGACAAGGGAAAATTTTATTTTAAATATAAGCCCTGAAAACAAAAATAATATTATATATTTGACAAATAAGGAGGAGCAATTCTCTGAAAAATTTAACATATTTATAAATAAAAATAATATAAACGATATAACTAATGAGTTTACACAAGCATATAATCATATTGAGAGAAATGGTTATAATAAGCTCATTTTTCTGGATCTTGCTTTAAAAATTGCAAGATTATTAAAAGTTAAACCACAGTAA
- a CDS encoding O-methyltransferase, translated as MTIEKYINNHSDPEDEILIELTRETNLKVPGSRMLSGYMQGKVIEHISKMIKPEKILEIGTYTGYSAICWAKGLKENGIIHTIEINDERKSIINKYFKKANVKSKIKLHIGDALKIIPTLDDNFDIVFIDADKPSYLKYYKLVINKVKKGAYIIADNVLWGGKVIEDKEITDESTKGIIEFNKYVKQDTNVENIILPIRDGIMLIRKK; from the coding sequence ATGACAATTGAAAAATATATTAATAATCACAGTGATCCGGAAGATGAAATACTTATTGAGTTAACAAGAGAAACAAATTTAAAAGTCCCCGGATCAAGAATGCTTTCCGGCTACATGCAAGGAAAAGTTATTGAGCATATTAGTAAAATGATAAAACCTGAAAAAATTTTAGAAATCGGCACTTATACAGGATATTCTGCCATTTGTTGGGCAAAAGGTTTAAAAGAGAACGGGATAATTCATACCATTGAAATAAATGATGAACGAAAATCAATAATTAATAAATATTTCAAGAAAGCAAATGTTAAATCAAAAATAAAACTTCATATTGGTGATGCTCTGAAAATAATCCCGACATTAGATGATAATTTCGACATCGTTTTTATTGATGCAGATAAACCAAGCTATCTGAAATATTATAAATTGGTTATTAATAAAGTAAAAAAAGGTGCTTATATTATTGCCGATAACGTACTATGGGGCGGAAAAGTTATTGAAGACAAAGAAATTACAGACGAATCAACTAAAGGTATAATTGAATTCAACAAATATGTTAAGCAAGATACAAATGTTGAAAATATAATACTGCCGATTAGAGACGGCATAATGTTGATAAGGAAAAAATGA
- a CDS encoding GAF domain-containing protein encodes MMLKKNSSILKITILLLTIVIVSIIHLYFTYYIENKRESASNSIKLIERNDILLKEIIISTKKLQSSKYDFNTEQISNAVNLFDYSLSLLVTGGKSINFENNFEISPPDNKTKKEIENIERYWSEFRTKLNDLIKGQSSDIEHSFNIIENISLLIQNKHNDIISDFQYKQVNYSIFKNILSIVSIIIYIILIIILFLFIKNTFLKPVNSIENVIDDLTEGKTNIEINTDDKNDFSEIYSKLNNLNYKISEISDFVNHLVKDNYEIKFKDNNKQNILELSLIKLRNKLKENIKLNKNRQEEEHLRQWFADGQAKFNDILRESSSGMKTLAEASLTNLVKFFNAAQGGFFILNDEEQPPCLELTSAFAYDRIKALTKTINLGDGLVGMCALEKNTIWLNNVPEGYMEIESGLGESPPTNILIIPVKTDENLLGVIEIASFNEFNKNEVQFIENIAEDIASTLETTKISDRTSELLEESQKKSDELAMRDSEMSDKIAELRVAQKETRKSETEMSSLITAVDKVLFKLELSLTGRIIISNSLFLNKINFRLDELKTKSIFDLTDKLDKNEKDDILKNIKNNESVQKNLTLVSKQDSKIKISSLFSAIKNEAGIIVRILFLGANISYREELEKKNETLVNELQYKTKIINKKEIELSESLNQLKNYSKKSNVDYQKLIEREKQIKQKFESEIDKKYFKWIKNIST; translated from the coding sequence ATGATGCTGAAAAAGAACTCATCAATTTTAAAAATTACAATATTACTGTTAACTATAGTAATTGTAAGCATAATACATTTATATTTTACTTATTATATTGAAAACAAAAGAGAATCAGCAAGTAATTCAATAAAGCTGATTGAACGCAACGATATCTTACTTAAAGAAATTATTATCTCAACTAAAAAATTACAAAGCTCAAAATACGATTTTAACACTGAACAAATTTCAAATGCTGTAAATCTCTTTGACTATTCACTTTCATTATTAGTAACAGGTGGTAAATCAATAAATTTTGAAAATAACTTTGAAATTTCACCTCCCGACAATAAAACTAAAAAAGAAATTGAAAATATTGAAAGATACTGGTCAGAATTCAGAACAAAACTGAATGATTTGATTAAAGGACAATCTTCTGATATTGAACACAGCTTCAATATAATTGAAAACATTTCATTACTAATACAAAACAAACATAATGATATAATTTCCGATTTTCAGTACAAGCAAGTCAATTACAGTATTTTCAAAAATATTTTGAGTATTGTTTCAATAATTATTTATATTATTTTAATTATTATTTTATTTCTTTTTATTAAAAACACGTTTTTAAAACCGGTTAATTCTATTGAGAATGTAATTGATGACCTTACTGAAGGTAAAACAAATATTGAAATAAATACAGATGATAAGAATGATTTTTCTGAAATATATTCTAAACTGAACAATCTAAACTATAAAATAAGTGAAATTTCTGATTTCGTAAATCATCTTGTTAAAGATAACTATGAGATAAAATTTAAGGACAATAATAAACAAAACATATTAGAATTATCACTAATTAAATTGCGTAATAAATTAAAAGAAAATATTAAATTAAATAAAAACCGTCAGGAGGAAGAACACCTGAGACAATGGTTCGCTGACGGCCAAGCAAAGTTCAATGATATATTACGAGAGTCCTCTTCCGGGATGAAAACGCTTGCAGAAGCATCCTTAACAAATTTAGTTAAATTCTTTAATGCTGCTCAAGGCGGGTTCTTTATTTTAAATGATGAAGAACAACCTCCCTGTCTTGAATTAACCTCTGCATTTGCCTATGACAGAATAAAAGCTTTAACAAAAACCATAAATCTCGGTGATGGTCTGGTTGGTATGTGTGCTTTGGAAAAAAACACTATTTGGTTGAATAATGTACCTGAAGGATATATGGAAATTGAATCCGGACTTGGAGAATCGCCTCCGACCAACATATTGATTATACCTGTTAAAACAGACGAGAACCTATTAGGAGTCATTGAAATAGCCTCATTTAATGAATTTAATAAAAATGAAGTACAATTTATTGAAAACATTGCCGAAGATATTGCATCAACACTCGAAACTACAAAAATCAGTGATCGAACTTCAGAACTGTTAGAAGAATCTCAAAAAAAATCTGACGAATTAGCAATGCGGGATTCTGAAATGTCCGATAAAATTGCAGAACTAAGAGTTGCACAAAAAGAAACCAGAAAAAGTGAAACTGAAATGTCAAGCCTGATTACAGCGGTTGACAAAGTATTATTCAAACTTGAACTGTCATTAACAGGAAGAATAATAATTTCCAACAGCCTGTTTTTAAACAAAATAAACTTCAGACTTGACGAATTAAAAACAAAAAGCATTTTTGATTTAACAGATAAACTTGATAAAAATGAAAAAGATGATATTTTAAAAAATATCAAAAATAATGAATCAGTTCAAAAAAATTTAACTCTTGTTTCAAAACAAGACTCAAAAATCAAAATTTCTTCTCTTTTTTCTGCAATAAAAAATGAAGCAGGTATAATTGTAAGGATCTTGTTCCTTGGAGCAAATATTAGTTACAGAGAAGAATTAGAGAAAAAAAATGAAACTCTTGTTAATGAATTACAGTATAAGACAAAGATTATTAATAAAAAAGAAATTGAATTAAGTGAAAGTTTAAACCAATTGAAAAATTATTCAAAAAAATCAAATGTCGATTATCAAAAACTTATAGAAAGAGAAAAACAAATTAAACAAAAATTCGAATCTGAAATTGATAAGAAATATTTCAAATGGATAAAAAATATTTCAACCTGA